One genomic window of Quercus lobata isolate SW786 chromosome 9, ValleyOak3.0 Primary Assembly, whole genome shotgun sequence includes the following:
- the LOC115962236 gene encoding protein ODORANT1-like: MGRQPCCDKLGVKKGPWTVEEDKKLVNFILTHGQCCWRAVPKLAGLRRCGKSCRLRWTNYLRPDLKRGLLNEAEEQLVIDLHARLGNRWSKIAARLPGRTDNEIKNHWNTHIKKKLIKMGIDPITHEPLNKEATPPNTLCQSLDQRDIEVNHQESTKICGQASSIDNSSAPTENSSTGESQSLDPGDNDLLMSYIWSDLDDSLWNFPATGEDYSNFGSSSPENYSEFSLNYKDFFGEDFGFGCFSDMDMNSQDMGGKH, encoded by the exons ATGGGGAGGCAACCTTGTTGTGACAAGCTTGGAGTGAAGAAAGGGCCATGGACAGTTGAGGAAGACAAGAAATTGGTCAATTTCATCCTCACACATGGCCAATGTTGCTGGCGTGCCGTGCCTAAGCTCGCCGGCCTACGGCGTTGTGGCAAGAGTTGCCGTCTCCGGTGGACTAACTACCTCAGGCCAGACTTGAAGAGAGGCCTACTTAATGAAGCTGAGGAACAACTTGTTATTGATCTCCATGCTCGTCTTGGAAATAG gTGGTCCAAAATTGCAGCAAGATTGCCAGGAAGAACCGATAACGAGATCAAGAATCATTGGAACACCCATATCAAGAAAAAGCTTATTAAGATGGGTATTGATCCAATTACACATGAACCTCTTAATAAAGAGGCCACCCCACCAAATACCCTTTGTCAAAGTCTTGATCAAAGAGACATTGAAGTCAACCATCAGGAATCAACAAAAATATGTGGCCAAGCCTCCTCCATTGATAATTCTAGTGCCCCCACTGAAAATTCCTCAACTGGTGAATCTCAGTCGTTGGACCCAGGTGACAATGACCTATTAATGAGTTACATATGGTCTGATCTGGACGATTCACTATGGAATTTCCCAGCAACTGGGGAAGACTACAGTAATTTTGGATCATCATCACCAGAAAATTACTCTGAATTTTCTTTGAACTACAAGGACTTTTTTGGAGAGGACTTTGGCTTTGGTTGTTTTAGTGACATGGACATGAATTCTCAAGACATGGGTGGCAAGCACTAA